From Acinonyx jubatus isolate Ajub_Pintada_27869175 chromosome B2, VMU_Ajub_asm_v1.0, whole genome shotgun sequence, a single genomic window includes:
- the DNPH1 gene encoding 2'-deoxynucleoside 5'-phosphate N-hydrolase 1: MMHLRLAEMGKAKANRTGWGWEASCSDEVGAVSFAPGPCCPQRLEANATLPARRQSQEGPPRTQGGPAESRGRERAPPGAGNGETAAAARMAAAEAGARECGEPGQGGRQALYFCGSIRGGREDWALYERIVSRLRRFGAVLTEHVAAKKLSARGEEAAGGDSFIHERDLAWLQQADVVVAEVTQPSLGVGYELGRAMALNKRILCLFRPQSGRVLSAMIRGAADGSKFQVLDYEEGQVEAMLDRYFEADPPLAGSCHP; encoded by the exons ATGATGCACTTGCGTCTAGCTGAGATGGGGAAGGCCAAGGCCAACAGgaccgggtgggggtgggaggcaagcTGCAGTGACGAAGTCGGGGCGGTGAGTTTCGCCCCTGGCCCGTGCTGTCCTCAGCGTCTGGAGGCTAATGCCACGCTCCCAGCCCGCCGCCAGTCGCAGGAGGGGCCTCCCCGGACCCAGGGAGGGCCGGCCGAGTCACGTGGCCGCGAGCGGGCGCCCCCTGGCGCGGGAAACGGAgagacggcggcggcggcgaggatGGCGGCGGCGGAGGCCGGAGCGCGGGAATGCGGGGAGCCGGGCCAGGGGGGCCGCCAGGCCCTGTACTTCTGCGGGAGCATCCGCGGCGGACGCGAGGACTGGGCGCTGTACGAACGGATCGTGTCTCGGCTGCGGCGCTTCGGGGCGGTGCTCACGGAGCACGTGGCGGCCAAGAAGCTGAGCGCGCGCG GGGAAGAGGCTGCTGGAGGTGACAGTTTCATCCATGAGCGGGACCTGGCCTGGCTGCAGCAGGCAGATG tgGTGGTGGCAGAAGTGACCCAACCGTCGTTGGGGGTAGGCTATGAGTTGGGCCGGGCCATGGCCCTCAATAAGCGAATTCTGTGCCTGTTCCGTCCACAATCTGGCCGAG TGCTTTCAGCCATGATCCGGGGAGCGGCAGACGGCTCGAAGTTCCAGGTGTTAGACTATGAAGAAGGACAGGTGGAGGCCATGCTGGATCGATACTTTGAGGCTGACCCTCCTCTAGCAGGCAGCTGTCACCCCTGA